The Gadus macrocephalus chromosome 20, ASM3116895v1 genome includes a region encoding these proteins:
- the scel gene encoding sciellin isoform X7 — MSYSYPKKFIPSSTSSTQVKTSRLKDNSWIRKDEEEDEDIDRDPNFGKTILGHVSTVTSDSKVPEKTTDSKGTSYVQSLTKSNVPENTTDTKGTSYVQSLTKRFSASQEELDKIGRMTTNRTNTNKRSTLPSPRSSLSSTSSLTESPKTSSTTSTTVSENGKKTETTTTTSTRSGTFTDRVFSDGKSSLKGAPYSPLSPSSTKVTETTITSIKGAEDPYLDTPTFKSKPGAVKSGTEGNTYSTTKTRTSSSAEDKLFDSLIPSIKSDPNSSVSTTVTTTSVVKVESLNEDIFPATPTTNSYSSEDQLYDTLLPKSITCLSPSSSDKYSSYSPTVSSSEPDFSDKYSSTSRTYSSSGLDPSDKYSSTTRTYSSSGLDSSDKYSSTSRTYSSSGLDSDKYNSTSRTYSSSGPDSSYEYTTINSPSVYTTTSTTYKDSRMDDYLDGDSFSSKSNIQTLYSASERTVMEKDLCSYCRKPFNTEAKMVLDDMKINCHASCFKCEVCSNNLGNLKAGDSLWIYRRTVHCDRCFEVTREKWRR, encoded by the exons ATGTCTTACTCCTACCCAAAAAAGTTCATCCCGTCTT CCACCTCAAGTACTCAGGTGAAGACGTCCCGGCTGAAGGACAACAGCTGGATCCgcaaggatgaagaggaggatgaagacaTTGA TCGAGATCCTAACTTTGGAAAGACTATTCTGGGCCACGTTTCCACTGTGACCAGTGACAG CAAAGTGCCTGAAAAGACAACTGACAGCAAAGGCACAAGTTATGTTCAGTCTCTAACCAAGAG caatgtgccTGAAAACACAACTGACACCAAAGGCACAAGTTACGTTCAGTCTCTAACCAAGAG ATTTAGTGCCAGTCAGGAGGAACTGGACAAGATAGG CAGGATGACCACTAACAGGACCAACACTAACAAAAGGAG TACCCTGCCATCCCCGAG ATCCTCCCTCTCAAGCACTTCCAGCCTCACAGAAAGTCCTAAGACAAG TAGCACTACAAGCACCACCGTTAGTGAGAACGGCAAGAAGACCGAGACAACCACTACTACATCCACCAG GTCCGGGACTTTCACAGATCGTGTCTTCTCTGATGGCAAGAGCTCACTCAAGGG GGCCCCATACTCTCCCTTGTCGCCATCGTCCACCAAGGTGACTGAGACGACAATAACCAGCATTAAAGG GGCTGAAGACCCGTACCTTGATACCCCAACCTTTAAAAG CAAGCCTGGGGCAGTCAAATCTGGCACTGAGGG GAATACCTATAGTACGACCAAAACAAGGACTTCCTCAAG TGCCGAGGACAAACTGTTTGACAGCCTAATACCTTCAATCAAGTCTGACCCCAACTCCTCTGTGAG CACCACTGTAACCACAACCTCTGTTGTGAAAGTGGAAAGCCTCAATGA AGATATTTTTCCTGCTACCCCCACAACAAACAGCTACTCCTC TGAGGACCAGTTGTATGACACCCTGCTGCCCAAATCCATCACTTGCCTCTCTCCGTCTAGCAG TGACAAATACAGCAGCTACAGCCCGACTGTCAGCAGCAGCGAGCCAGACTTCAG TGACAAATACAGCAGCACCAGCCGGACATACTCCAGCAGCGGACTAGACCCCAG TGATAAatacagcagcaccaccaggaCCTACTCCAGCAGCGGATTAGACTCCAG TGATAAatacagcagcaccagcaggacCTACTCCAGCAGCGGACTAGACAG TGATAAATACAACAGCACCAGCAGGACGTACTCCAGCAGTGGACCAGACTCCAG TTATGAGTACACCACTATCAACAGCCCCTCAgtctacaccaccacctccacaacatACAAGGACAGCAG GATGGATGACTACTTGGATGGGGACTCCTTCTCTTCTAAATCCAACATCCAGACTTTGTATTCAGCTTCTGAgag AACCGTGATGGAGAAGGATCTGTGCTCCTACTGCCGAAAGCCCTTCAACACTGAGGCTAAGATGGTCCTCGACGACATGAAGATCAACTGTCACGCATCCTGCTTCAAG TGTGAGGTGTGCAGCAACAACCTTGGAAACCTGAAGGCCGGGGACAGCCTCTGGATCTACAGGCGCACAGTGCACTGTGACCGATGCTTCGAGGTCACCagag AAAAATGGCGGCGTTGA
- the scel gene encoding sciellin isoform X6, whose protein sequence is MSYSYPKKFIPSSTSSTQVKTSRLKDNSWIRKDEEEDEDIDRDPNFGKTILGHVSTVTSDSKVPEKTTDSKGTSYVQSLTKSNVPENTTDTKGTSYVQSLTKRFSASQEELDKIGRMTTNRTNTNKRSTLPSPRSSLSSTSSLTESPKTSSTTSTTVSENGKKTETTTTTSTRSGTFTDRVFSDGKSSLKGAPYSPLSPSSTKVTETTITSIKGAEDPYLDTPTFKSKPGAVKSGTEGNTYSTTKTRTSSSAEDKLFDSLIPSIKSDPNSSVSTTVTTTSVVKVESLNEDIFPATPTTNSYSSSEDQLYDTLLPKSITCLSPSSSTTSITRREVKTVESSLSDKYSSYSPTVSSSEPDFSDKYSSTTRTYSSSGLDSSDKYSSTSRTYSSSGLDSDKYNSTSRTYSSSGPDSSYEYTTINSPSVYTTTSTTYKDSRMDDYLDGDSFSSKSNIQTLYSASERTVMEKDLCSYCRKPFNTEAKMVLDDMKINCHASCFKCEVCSNNLGNLKAGDSLWIYRRTVHCDRCFEVTREKWRR, encoded by the exons ATGTCTTACTCCTACCCAAAAAAGTTCATCCCGTCTT CCACCTCAAGTACTCAGGTGAAGACGTCCCGGCTGAAGGACAACAGCTGGATCCgcaaggatgaagaggaggatgaagacaTTGA TCGAGATCCTAACTTTGGAAAGACTATTCTGGGCCACGTTTCCACTGTGACCAGTGACAG CAAAGTGCCTGAAAAGACAACTGACAGCAAAGGCACAAGTTATGTTCAGTCTCTAACCAAGAG caatgtgccTGAAAACACAACTGACACCAAAGGCACAAGTTACGTTCAGTCTCTAACCAAGAG ATTTAGTGCCAGTCAGGAGGAACTGGACAAGATAGG CAGGATGACCACTAACAGGACCAACACTAACAAAAGGAG TACCCTGCCATCCCCGAG ATCCTCCCTCTCAAGCACTTCCAGCCTCACAGAAAGTCCTAAGACAAG TAGCACTACAAGCACCACCGTTAGTGAGAACGGCAAGAAGACCGAGACAACCACTACTACATCCACCAG GTCCGGGACTTTCACAGATCGTGTCTTCTCTGATGGCAAGAGCTCACTCAAGGG GGCCCCATACTCTCCCTTGTCGCCATCGTCCACCAAGGTGACTGAGACGACAATAACCAGCATTAAAGG GGCTGAAGACCCGTACCTTGATACCCCAACCTTTAAAAG CAAGCCTGGGGCAGTCAAATCTGGCACTGAGGG GAATACCTATAGTACGACCAAAACAAGGACTTCCTCAAG TGCCGAGGACAAACTGTTTGACAGCCTAATACCTTCAATCAAGTCTGACCCCAACTCCTCTGTGAG CACCACTGTAACCACAACCTCTGTTGTGAAAGTGGAAAGCCTCAATGA AGATATTTTTCCTGCTACCCCCACAACAAACAGCTACTCCTC CAGTGAGGACCAGTTGTATGACACCCTGCTGCCCAAATCCATCACTTGCCTCTCTCCGTCTAGCAG CACTACAAGTATCACAAGGAGAGAAGTGAAAACTGTGGAGAGCTCCCTCAG TGACAAATACAGCAGCTACAGCCCGACTGTCAGCAGCAGCGAGCCAGACTTCAG TGATAAatacagcagcaccaccaggaCCTACTCCAGCAGCGGATTAGACTCCAG TGATAAatacagcagcaccagcaggacCTACTCCAGCAGCGGACTAGACAG TGATAAATACAACAGCACCAGCAGGACGTACTCCAGCAGTGGACCAGACTCCAG TTATGAGTACACCACTATCAACAGCCCCTCAgtctacaccaccacctccacaacatACAAGGACAGCAG GATGGATGACTACTTGGATGGGGACTCCTTCTCTTCTAAATCCAACATCCAGACTTTGTATTCAGCTTCTGAgag AACCGTGATGGAGAAGGATCTGTGCTCCTACTGCCGAAAGCCCTTCAACACTGAGGCTAAGATGGTCCTCGACGACATGAAGATCAACTGTCACGCATCCTGCTTCAAG TGTGAGGTGTGCAGCAACAACCTTGGAAACCTGAAGGCCGGGGACAGCCTCTGGATCTACAGGCGCACAGTGCACTGTGACCGATGCTTCGAGGTCACCagag AAAAATGGCGGCGTTGA
- the scel gene encoding sciellin isoform X4 produces MSYSYPKKFIPSSTSSTQVKTSRLKDNSWIRKDEEEDEDIDRDPNFGKTILGHVSTVTSDSKVPEKTTDSKGTSYVQSLTKSNVPENTTDTKGTSYVQSLTKRFSASQEELDKIGRMTTNRTNTNKRSTLPSPRSSLSSTSSLTESPKTSSTTSTTVSENGKKTETTTTTSTRSGTFTDRVFSDGKSSLKGAPYSPLSPSSTKVTETTITSIKGAEDPYLDTPTFKSKPGAVKSGTEGNTYSTTKTRTSSSAEDKLFDSLIPSIKSDPNSSVSTTVTTTSVVKVESLNEDIFPATPTTNSYSSSEDQLYDTLLPKSITCLSPSSSDKYSSYSPTVSSSEPDFSDKYSSTSRTYSSSGLDPSDKYSSTTRTYSSSGLDSSDKYSSTSRTYSSSGLDSDKYNSTSRTYSSSGPDSSYEYTTINSPSVYTTTSTTYKDSRMDDYLDGDSFSSKSNIQTLYSASERTVMEKDLCSYCRKPFNTEAKMVLDDMKINCHASCFKCEVCSNNLGNLKAGDSLWIYRRTVHCDRCFEVTREKWRR; encoded by the exons ATGTCTTACTCCTACCCAAAAAAGTTCATCCCGTCTT CCACCTCAAGTACTCAGGTGAAGACGTCCCGGCTGAAGGACAACAGCTGGATCCgcaaggatgaagaggaggatgaagacaTTGA TCGAGATCCTAACTTTGGAAAGACTATTCTGGGCCACGTTTCCACTGTGACCAGTGACAG CAAAGTGCCTGAAAAGACAACTGACAGCAAAGGCACAAGTTATGTTCAGTCTCTAACCAAGAG caatgtgccTGAAAACACAACTGACACCAAAGGCACAAGTTACGTTCAGTCTCTAACCAAGAG ATTTAGTGCCAGTCAGGAGGAACTGGACAAGATAGG CAGGATGACCACTAACAGGACCAACACTAACAAAAGGAG TACCCTGCCATCCCCGAG ATCCTCCCTCTCAAGCACTTCCAGCCTCACAGAAAGTCCTAAGACAAG TAGCACTACAAGCACCACCGTTAGTGAGAACGGCAAGAAGACCGAGACAACCACTACTACATCCACCAG GTCCGGGACTTTCACAGATCGTGTCTTCTCTGATGGCAAGAGCTCACTCAAGGG GGCCCCATACTCTCCCTTGTCGCCATCGTCCACCAAGGTGACTGAGACGACAATAACCAGCATTAAAGG GGCTGAAGACCCGTACCTTGATACCCCAACCTTTAAAAG CAAGCCTGGGGCAGTCAAATCTGGCACTGAGGG GAATACCTATAGTACGACCAAAACAAGGACTTCCTCAAG TGCCGAGGACAAACTGTTTGACAGCCTAATACCTTCAATCAAGTCTGACCCCAACTCCTCTGTGAG CACCACTGTAACCACAACCTCTGTTGTGAAAGTGGAAAGCCTCAATGA AGATATTTTTCCTGCTACCCCCACAACAAACAGCTACTCCTC CAGTGAGGACCAGTTGTATGACACCCTGCTGCCCAAATCCATCACTTGCCTCTCTCCGTCTAGCAG TGACAAATACAGCAGCTACAGCCCGACTGTCAGCAGCAGCGAGCCAGACTTCAG TGACAAATACAGCAGCACCAGCCGGACATACTCCAGCAGCGGACTAGACCCCAG TGATAAatacagcagcaccaccaggaCCTACTCCAGCAGCGGATTAGACTCCAG TGATAAatacagcagcaccagcaggacCTACTCCAGCAGCGGACTAGACAG TGATAAATACAACAGCACCAGCAGGACGTACTCCAGCAGTGGACCAGACTCCAG TTATGAGTACACCACTATCAACAGCCCCTCAgtctacaccaccacctccacaacatACAAGGACAGCAG GATGGATGACTACTTGGATGGGGACTCCTTCTCTTCTAAATCCAACATCCAGACTTTGTATTCAGCTTCTGAgag AACCGTGATGGAGAAGGATCTGTGCTCCTACTGCCGAAAGCCCTTCAACACTGAGGCTAAGATGGTCCTCGACGACATGAAGATCAACTGTCACGCATCCTGCTTCAAG TGTGAGGTGTGCAGCAACAACCTTGGAAACCTGAAGGCCGGGGACAGCCTCTGGATCTACAGGCGCACAGTGCACTGTGACCGATGCTTCGAGGTCACCagag AAAAATGGCGGCGTTGA
- the scel gene encoding sciellin isoform X9 — translation MSYSYPKKFIPSSTSSTQVKTSRLKDNSWIRKDEEEDEDIDRDPNFGKTILGHVSTVTSDSKVPEKTTDSKGTSYVQSLTKSNVPENTTDTKGTSYVQSLTKRFSASQEELDKIGRMTTNRTNTNKRSTLPSPRSSLSSTSSLTESPKTSSTTSTTVSENGKKTETTTTTSTRSGTFTDRVFSDGKSSLKGAPYSPLSPSSTKVTETTITSIKGAEDPYLDTPTFKSKPGAVKSGTEGNTYSTTKTRTSSSAEDKLFDSLIPSIKSDPNSSVSTTVTTTSVVKVESLNEDIFPATPTTNSYSSSEDQLYDTLLPKSITCLSPSSSDKYSSYSPTVSSSEPDFSDKYSSTTRTYSSSGLDSSDKYSSTSRTYSSSGLDSDKYNSTSRTYSSSGPDSSYEYTTINSPSVYTTTSTTYKDSRMDDYLDGDSFSSKSNIQTLYSASERTVMEKDLCSYCRKPFNTEAKMVLDDMKINCHASCFKCEVCSNNLGNLKAGDSLWIYRRTVHCDRCFEVTREKWRR, via the exons ATGTCTTACTCCTACCCAAAAAAGTTCATCCCGTCTT CCACCTCAAGTACTCAGGTGAAGACGTCCCGGCTGAAGGACAACAGCTGGATCCgcaaggatgaagaggaggatgaagacaTTGA TCGAGATCCTAACTTTGGAAAGACTATTCTGGGCCACGTTTCCACTGTGACCAGTGACAG CAAAGTGCCTGAAAAGACAACTGACAGCAAAGGCACAAGTTATGTTCAGTCTCTAACCAAGAG caatgtgccTGAAAACACAACTGACACCAAAGGCACAAGTTACGTTCAGTCTCTAACCAAGAG ATTTAGTGCCAGTCAGGAGGAACTGGACAAGATAGG CAGGATGACCACTAACAGGACCAACACTAACAAAAGGAG TACCCTGCCATCCCCGAG ATCCTCCCTCTCAAGCACTTCCAGCCTCACAGAAAGTCCTAAGACAAG TAGCACTACAAGCACCACCGTTAGTGAGAACGGCAAGAAGACCGAGACAACCACTACTACATCCACCAG GTCCGGGACTTTCACAGATCGTGTCTTCTCTGATGGCAAGAGCTCACTCAAGGG GGCCCCATACTCTCCCTTGTCGCCATCGTCCACCAAGGTGACTGAGACGACAATAACCAGCATTAAAGG GGCTGAAGACCCGTACCTTGATACCCCAACCTTTAAAAG CAAGCCTGGGGCAGTCAAATCTGGCACTGAGGG GAATACCTATAGTACGACCAAAACAAGGACTTCCTCAAG TGCCGAGGACAAACTGTTTGACAGCCTAATACCTTCAATCAAGTCTGACCCCAACTCCTCTGTGAG CACCACTGTAACCACAACCTCTGTTGTGAAAGTGGAAAGCCTCAATGA AGATATTTTTCCTGCTACCCCCACAACAAACAGCTACTCCTC CAGTGAGGACCAGTTGTATGACACCCTGCTGCCCAAATCCATCACTTGCCTCTCTCCGTCTAGCAG TGACAAATACAGCAGCTACAGCCCGACTGTCAGCAGCAGCGAGCCAGACTTCAG TGATAAatacagcagcaccaccaggaCCTACTCCAGCAGCGGATTAGACTCCAG TGATAAatacagcagcaccagcaggacCTACTCCAGCAGCGGACTAGACAG TGATAAATACAACAGCACCAGCAGGACGTACTCCAGCAGTGGACCAGACTCCAG TTATGAGTACACCACTATCAACAGCCCCTCAgtctacaccaccacctccacaacatACAAGGACAGCAG GATGGATGACTACTTGGATGGGGACTCCTTCTCTTCTAAATCCAACATCCAGACTTTGTATTCAGCTTCTGAgag AACCGTGATGGAGAAGGATCTGTGCTCCTACTGCCGAAAGCCCTTCAACACTGAGGCTAAGATGGTCCTCGACGACATGAAGATCAACTGTCACGCATCCTGCTTCAAG TGTGAGGTGTGCAGCAACAACCTTGGAAACCTGAAGGCCGGGGACAGCCTCTGGATCTACAGGCGCACAGTGCACTGTGACCGATGCTTCGAGGTCACCagag AAAAATGGCGGCGTTGA
- the scel gene encoding sciellin isoform X2, translating into MSYSYPKKFIPSSTSSTQVKTSRLKDNSWIRKDEEEDEDIDRDPNFGKTILGHVSTVTSDSKVPEKTTDSKGTSYVQSLTKSNVPENTTDTKGTSYVQSLTKRFSASQEELDKIGRMTTNRTNTNKRSTLPSPRSSLSSTSSLTESPKTSSTTSTTVSENGKKTETTTTTSTRSGTFTDRVFSDGKSSLKGAPYSPLSPSSTKVTETTITSIKGAEDPYLDTPTFKSKPGAVKSGTEGNTYSTTKTRTSSSAEDKLFDSLIPSIKSDPNSSVSTTVTTTSVVKVESLNEDIFPATPTTNSYSSEDQLYDTLLPKSITCLSPSSSTTSITRREVKTVESSLSDKYSSYSPTVSSSEPDFSDKYSSTSRTYSSSGLDPSDKYSSTTRTYSSSGLDSSDKYSSTSRTYSSSGLDSDKYNSTSRTYSSSGPDSSYEYTTINSPSVYTTTSTTYKDSRMDDYLDGDSFSSKSNIQTLYSASERTVMEKDLCSYCRKPFNTEAKMVLDDMKINCHASCFKCEVCSNNLGNLKAGDSLWIYRRTVHCDRCFEVTREKWRR; encoded by the exons ATGTCTTACTCCTACCCAAAAAAGTTCATCCCGTCTT CCACCTCAAGTACTCAGGTGAAGACGTCCCGGCTGAAGGACAACAGCTGGATCCgcaaggatgaagaggaggatgaagacaTTGA TCGAGATCCTAACTTTGGAAAGACTATTCTGGGCCACGTTTCCACTGTGACCAGTGACAG CAAAGTGCCTGAAAAGACAACTGACAGCAAAGGCACAAGTTATGTTCAGTCTCTAACCAAGAG caatgtgccTGAAAACACAACTGACACCAAAGGCACAAGTTACGTTCAGTCTCTAACCAAGAG ATTTAGTGCCAGTCAGGAGGAACTGGACAAGATAGG CAGGATGACCACTAACAGGACCAACACTAACAAAAGGAG TACCCTGCCATCCCCGAG ATCCTCCCTCTCAAGCACTTCCAGCCTCACAGAAAGTCCTAAGACAAG TAGCACTACAAGCACCACCGTTAGTGAGAACGGCAAGAAGACCGAGACAACCACTACTACATCCACCAG GTCCGGGACTTTCACAGATCGTGTCTTCTCTGATGGCAAGAGCTCACTCAAGGG GGCCCCATACTCTCCCTTGTCGCCATCGTCCACCAAGGTGACTGAGACGACAATAACCAGCATTAAAGG GGCTGAAGACCCGTACCTTGATACCCCAACCTTTAAAAG CAAGCCTGGGGCAGTCAAATCTGGCACTGAGGG GAATACCTATAGTACGACCAAAACAAGGACTTCCTCAAG TGCCGAGGACAAACTGTTTGACAGCCTAATACCTTCAATCAAGTCTGACCCCAACTCCTCTGTGAG CACCACTGTAACCACAACCTCTGTTGTGAAAGTGGAAAGCCTCAATGA AGATATTTTTCCTGCTACCCCCACAACAAACAGCTACTCCTC TGAGGACCAGTTGTATGACACCCTGCTGCCCAAATCCATCACTTGCCTCTCTCCGTCTAGCAG CACTACAAGTATCACAAGGAGAGAAGTGAAAACTGTGGAGAGCTCCCTCAG TGACAAATACAGCAGCTACAGCCCGACTGTCAGCAGCAGCGAGCCAGACTTCAG TGACAAATACAGCAGCACCAGCCGGACATACTCCAGCAGCGGACTAGACCCCAG TGATAAatacagcagcaccaccaggaCCTACTCCAGCAGCGGATTAGACTCCAG TGATAAatacagcagcaccagcaggacCTACTCCAGCAGCGGACTAGACAG TGATAAATACAACAGCACCAGCAGGACGTACTCCAGCAGTGGACCAGACTCCAG TTATGAGTACACCACTATCAACAGCCCCTCAgtctacaccaccacctccacaacatACAAGGACAGCAG GATGGATGACTACTTGGATGGGGACTCCTTCTCTTCTAAATCCAACATCCAGACTTTGTATTCAGCTTCTGAgag AACCGTGATGGAGAAGGATCTGTGCTCCTACTGCCGAAAGCCCTTCAACACTGAGGCTAAGATGGTCCTCGACGACATGAAGATCAACTGTCACGCATCCTGCTTCAAG TGTGAGGTGTGCAGCAACAACCTTGGAAACCTGAAGGCCGGGGACAGCCTCTGGATCTACAGGCGCACAGTGCACTGTGACCGATGCTTCGAGGTCACCagag AAAAATGGCGGCGTTGA
- the scel gene encoding sciellin isoform X5, translated as MSYSYPKKFIPSSTSSTQVKTSRLKDNSWIRKDEEEDEDIDRDPNFGKTILGHVSTVTSDSKVPEKTTDSKGTSYVQSLTKSNVPENTTDTKGTSYVQSLTKRFSASQEELDKIGRMTTNRTNTNKRSTLPSPRSSLSSTSSLTESPKTSSTTSTTVSENGKKTETTTTTSTRSGTFTDRVFSDGKSSLKGAPYSPLSPSSTKVTETTITSIKGAEDPYLDTPTFKSKPGAVKSGTEGNTYSTTKTRTSSSAEDKLFDSLIPSIKSDPNSSVSTTVTTTSVVKVESLNEDIFPATPTTNSYSSSEDQLYDTLLPKSITCLSPSSSTTSITRREVKTVESSLSDKYSSYSPTVSSSEPDFSDKYSSTSRTYSSSGLDPSDKYSSTSRTYSSSGLDSDKYNSTSRTYSSSGPDSSYEYTTINSPSVYTTTSTTYKDSRMDDYLDGDSFSSKSNIQTLYSASERTVMEKDLCSYCRKPFNTEAKMVLDDMKINCHASCFKCEVCSNNLGNLKAGDSLWIYRRTVHCDRCFEVTREKWRR; from the exons ATGTCTTACTCCTACCCAAAAAAGTTCATCCCGTCTT CCACCTCAAGTACTCAGGTGAAGACGTCCCGGCTGAAGGACAACAGCTGGATCCgcaaggatgaagaggaggatgaagacaTTGA TCGAGATCCTAACTTTGGAAAGACTATTCTGGGCCACGTTTCCACTGTGACCAGTGACAG CAAAGTGCCTGAAAAGACAACTGACAGCAAAGGCACAAGTTATGTTCAGTCTCTAACCAAGAG caatgtgccTGAAAACACAACTGACACCAAAGGCACAAGTTACGTTCAGTCTCTAACCAAGAG ATTTAGTGCCAGTCAGGAGGAACTGGACAAGATAGG CAGGATGACCACTAACAGGACCAACACTAACAAAAGGAG TACCCTGCCATCCCCGAG ATCCTCCCTCTCAAGCACTTCCAGCCTCACAGAAAGTCCTAAGACAAG TAGCACTACAAGCACCACCGTTAGTGAGAACGGCAAGAAGACCGAGACAACCACTACTACATCCACCAG GTCCGGGACTTTCACAGATCGTGTCTTCTCTGATGGCAAGAGCTCACTCAAGGG GGCCCCATACTCTCCCTTGTCGCCATCGTCCACCAAGGTGACTGAGACGACAATAACCAGCATTAAAGG GGCTGAAGACCCGTACCTTGATACCCCAACCTTTAAAAG CAAGCCTGGGGCAGTCAAATCTGGCACTGAGGG GAATACCTATAGTACGACCAAAACAAGGACTTCCTCAAG TGCCGAGGACAAACTGTTTGACAGCCTAATACCTTCAATCAAGTCTGACCCCAACTCCTCTGTGAG CACCACTGTAACCACAACCTCTGTTGTGAAAGTGGAAAGCCTCAATGA AGATATTTTTCCTGCTACCCCCACAACAAACAGCTACTCCTC CAGTGAGGACCAGTTGTATGACACCCTGCTGCCCAAATCCATCACTTGCCTCTCTCCGTCTAGCAG CACTACAAGTATCACAAGGAGAGAAGTGAAAACTGTGGAGAGCTCCCTCAG TGACAAATACAGCAGCTACAGCCCGACTGTCAGCAGCAGCGAGCCAGACTTCAG TGACAAATACAGCAGCACCAGCCGGACATACTCCAGCAGCGGACTAGACCCCAG TGATAAatacagcagcaccagcaggacCTACTCCAGCAGCGGACTAGACAG TGATAAATACAACAGCACCAGCAGGACGTACTCCAGCAGTGGACCAGACTCCAG TTATGAGTACACCACTATCAACAGCCCCTCAgtctacaccaccacctccacaacatACAAGGACAGCAG GATGGATGACTACTTGGATGGGGACTCCTTCTCTTCTAAATCCAACATCCAGACTTTGTATTCAGCTTCTGAgag AACCGTGATGGAGAAGGATCTGTGCTCCTACTGCCGAAAGCCCTTCAACACTGAGGCTAAGATGGTCCTCGACGACATGAAGATCAACTGTCACGCATCCTGCTTCAAG TGTGAGGTGTGCAGCAACAACCTTGGAAACCTGAAGGCCGGGGACAGCCTCTGGATCTACAGGCGCACAGTGCACTGTGACCGATGCTTCGAGGTCACCagag AAAAATGGCGGCGTTGA